From Paenibacillus sp. V4I7, one genomic window encodes:
- a CDS encoding sensor histidine kinase — translation MHLSFLKTWNLRTKLMIILVLFILSPLMIFGILFYQSSKDLVSQRTDKEGLQVLTLVNQNVSQLLKGYESQLNDIYEHEDIIKQLSDSIETKSSDQISLSDDSVNRFLRDFLRGKDDLDSIYLFTLKATYFGDFKGPNLFTQFYRDHPMWDRFISLGTGRAVWLPSYELPPNQYNSKTSHYFAVGMQVKDVYDSLQTLGTLIANVKIDALDKIISNVQVSPNSVLLITDHQGNLIWNRNPDAYGINLSTYPFFNQLDQQEDGRFTQEINGSPYRGTFLRSAYNGWYYFSFVPQSDLNAQTNDLKRFLAATVVAFAALFIFLAAFTSNYITRPIRQMALAMKHIQKDNFEMTQLTQSSDEMGMLQAAFLSMRGRINELIKEVRLISNKEKEAEVRALQAQINPHFVYNSLDAINWMAIENDQSRISRMITSLSDIMRYAIKPGEQLVTIEEELKWAQNYAYLQEMRFEDKFEVIFDVKIDTLDLKVPRLLFQPYLENSIIHGMEDIDTGGVIRITVQSTGSEEEMKLTVIVEDNGGGISADKLQQIKERRSHGIGIYNLDERLKMEYGPSYGTTIHSVFGEGTIVTIVLPYIR, via the coding sequence ATGCATCTATCGTTCCTGAAAACTTGGAATCTGCGGACGAAATTAATGATTATTCTCGTGTTGTTTATTTTATCGCCATTAATGATATTCGGCATCCTGTTCTACCAAAGCTCCAAAGACCTCGTGTCACAAAGAACGGATAAAGAGGGGCTGCAGGTACTCACACTCGTCAATCAAAACGTTAGCCAGCTTCTCAAGGGATACGAATCCCAATTGAACGATATTTATGAGCATGAAGATATCATTAAACAACTCAGTGATTCTATTGAAACGAAGTCAAGTGATCAGATATCACTGAGCGACGATTCCGTGAATCGCTTTCTTCGCGACTTCCTGAGAGGGAAGGATGATTTGGATTCCATCTATTTGTTCACGCTTAAAGCTACGTATTTCGGTGATTTTAAAGGACCTAACCTTTTTACGCAATTTTACCGAGATCATCCGATGTGGGATCGTTTCATTTCTTTAGGTACCGGACGGGCTGTTTGGCTGCCAAGCTATGAGCTTCCGCCTAATCAGTACAATTCCAAGACTTCGCATTATTTTGCAGTAGGCATGCAGGTCAAGGATGTGTATGATTCTCTTCAAACGTTAGGCACTTTAATTGCTAACGTAAAAATCGATGCTTTGGATAAAATCATCAGTAACGTTCAAGTGAGCCCGAATAGCGTATTATTAATTACCGATCATCAAGGCAACTTGATATGGAACCGAAATCCAGATGCCTACGGCATTAATTTGTCGACTTATCCTTTCTTTAATCAATTGGATCAACAGGAAGACGGGCGCTTTACTCAGGAAATTAACGGCAGTCCTTATCGAGGCACATTCCTGCGTTCCGCTTATAACGGTTGGTATTATTTCTCCTTTGTGCCGCAATCCGATTTGAACGCGCAAACCAATGATCTGAAGCGTTTCCTAGCGGCAACGGTCGTTGCCTTCGCCGCTTTATTCATTTTTCTGGCTGCATTTACATCGAATTATATTACACGTCCGATACGCCAAATGGCTCTAGCGATGAAGCATATTCAAAAAGACAATTTCGAAATGACGCAGCTAACCCAATCTTCAGATGAAATGGGCATGCTGCAGGCCGCGTTTCTCAGTATGCGTGGAAGGATAAATGAGCTGATTAAGGAAGTTAGATTGATTTCCAATAAGGAAAAAGAAGCTGAAGTCAGGGCGCTTCAGGCTCAGATTAATCCGCATTTTGTCTACAATTCACTTGATGCGATTAACTGGATGGCGATCGAGAATGACCAAAGCCGAATCAGCCGTATGATTACCTCTCTGAGCGATATTATGAGATATGCGATCAAGCCGGGCGAACAGCTGGTTACGATCGAAGAGGAGCTAAAGTGGGCGCAAAATTATGCTTACTTGCAAGAAATGAGATTTGAAGATAAATTTGAAGTCATTTTTGATGTGAAAATTGACACGTTGGATTTAAAAGTACCGAGATTGCTGTTTCAACCTTACTTAGAAAATTCGATCATCCATGGGATGGAAGATATCGATACAGGCGGCGTCATTCGGATCACGGTTCAGAGTACCGGGAGTGAAGAAGAGATGAAGCTTACGGTCATCGTTGAAGATAACGGCGGCGGTATTTCAGCGGATAAGCTCCAACAAATTAAAGAGCGCCGAAGCCATGGCATCGGCATTTACAATTTGGATGAGCGGTTGAAGATGGAGTATGGGCCGAGTTACGGGACGACGATACATTCGGTCTTTGGAGAAGGTACCATTGTCACCATTGTCCTGCCTTATATTCGTTAA
- a CDS encoding ribulokinase yields the protein MPASNRLYTIGIDYGTQSGRAVLVDIQNGHEEAVHVTPYRHGVMDEFLPSNGMKLKPEWALQHPNDYLEVLRTSVPAVIKASGIDRSQVIGVGIDFTACTMLPVDTEFQPLCLKDAWKERPHAWLKLWKHHAAQEEATAINKLAEAREERWLQRYGGKLSSEWMLAKSLQILKEDPEVYTEADLFVEAADWIVAQMTGQLKRNSCTAGYKSNWHKNEGYPSSEFLEQLHPGLADLYATKLRGEVSPLGSLAGSLLPEIAEQMNLCPGIAVAVGNIDAHAAVPAVGVVSPGKMVMVMGTSTCHMLLAEEERSVEGICGVVEDGIIPGLFGYEAGQSAVGDIFAWFVEESVPAYVQAEAQEKGISIHELLEEKASQLQPGESGLLALDWHNGNRSTLMDADLTGLILGITLSTKPEDIYRALLEATAFGTRTIVEAFRKGGLDVNELYACGGLPKRNKLLMQIYADVNNMEIRLSDTELTPAIGAAMFAAVVAGSEAGGYSSIQEAAVFMARVKEETVSPILENVKIYEDLYNQYKRLHDVFGKDIDSVMKNVRRIRNA from the coding sequence ATGCCAGCATCAAACAGGCTTTATACAATCGGAATTGACTATGGAACCCAATCGGGCCGCGCGGTGCTCGTTGATATTCAGAATGGACATGAGGAAGCCGTACATGTGACACCCTATCGCCACGGCGTGATGGATGAGTTTCTTCCCTCTAACGGCATGAAGCTGAAGCCGGAATGGGCTTTGCAGCATCCAAATGATTACTTGGAAGTGCTGCGCACTTCCGTACCTGCCGTGATCAAAGCTTCCGGGATCGATCGGTCTCAGGTGATCGGCGTTGGCATCGATTTTACGGCTTGCACCATGCTGCCCGTAGATACGGAGTTTCAACCGCTTTGCCTGAAAGACGCATGGAAGGAACGGCCCCACGCATGGTTAAAGCTATGGAAGCACCACGCGGCGCAAGAAGAAGCGACGGCTATTAATAAGCTGGCCGAAGCCCGCGAAGAACGGTGGCTGCAGCGTTACGGTGGCAAGCTATCCTCGGAGTGGATGCTGGCGAAGAGCTTGCAAATATTAAAAGAAGATCCAGAAGTCTACACGGAGGCGGATTTATTCGTGGAGGCCGCAGACTGGATCGTCGCGCAAATGACAGGTCAGTTGAAAAGAAACAGCTGCACAGCCGGGTATAAATCCAATTGGCACAAAAACGAAGGATATCCATCCAGCGAGTTTTTGGAGCAGCTGCACCCCGGCTTAGCAGATTTATATGCGACGAAGCTGCGTGGTGAGGTATCGCCACTCGGAAGCTTGGCCGGAAGCCTGCTGCCCGAAATTGCCGAACAAATGAATCTCTGCCCAGGAATTGCGGTTGCAGTGGGTAATATTGACGCGCATGCCGCAGTACCTGCCGTAGGCGTAGTTTCTCCGGGGAAGATGGTCATGGTGATGGGCACATCCACTTGCCACATGCTGCTTGCCGAGGAAGAACGATCCGTTGAGGGCATTTGCGGCGTTGTGGAAGACGGCATTATTCCAGGTTTGTTTGGCTACGAGGCTGGACAATCAGCCGTAGGTGATATTTTCGCATGGTTCGTTGAGGAGTCCGTACCGGCATATGTGCAAGCTGAAGCTCAAGAGAAAGGCATTTCCATCCATGAACTTTTGGAGGAAAAGGCTTCGCAGCTGCAACCTGGCGAAAGCGGGTTGTTGGCGCTGGATTGGCACAACGGCAATCGTTCCACCTTAATGGATGCAGACTTGACCGGATTGATACTAGGGATAACACTTAGCACGAAGCCTGAAGACATTTATCGGGCGCTTCTCGAAGCCACAGCTTTCGGTACGCGTACGATTGTAGAAGCTTTCCGCAAGGGTGGCCTGGACGTGAACGAACTGTATGCCTGCGGAGGCCTGCCGAAACGCAATAAGCTTCTCATGCAGATTTACGCGGATGTAAACAATATGGAGATCAGGCTGTCTGACACCGAATTAACTCCCGCTATCGGTGCAGCGATGTTTGCAGCGGTTGTAGCCGGTTCTGAGGCAGGCGGTTACAGCTCTATCCAAGAGGCAGCCGTGTTTATGGCCAGAGTCAAAGAGGAGACCGTAAGCCCGATTCTTGAGAATGTTAAGATTTATGAGGACTTATACAACCAATATAAAAGGCTTCATGATGTATTTGGTAAAGATATAGATAGTGTTATGAAAAATGTGAGACGGATCAGAAACGCATAG
- a CDS encoding L-fucose isomerase: protein MGIVKVENRLQGSMPKIGIRPVIDGRRGGIRESLEDVTMDMAVTVARFLSDHLKHSNGLNVECVIADTCIGGVAEAALAAEKFTRAGVGVTITVTPSWCYPTETMDTDPHLPKAIWGFNGTERPGAVYLAAALSAHNQKGLPAFSIYGKDVQDMGDNSIPEDVQAKLLQFAKAGLAVATMRGKSYLSMGSVSMGIAGCIVDENFFQNYLGMRNEYVDMSEFVRRMERGIYDPEEFEKALGWTKENCQIGQDVNPPHLTRTDEQKQSDWETVVKMTLIARDMMVGNPKLAQLGYGEEALGRNAIAAGFQGQRAWTDHFPNGDFMEAILTSSFDWNGIREPYMLATENDTLNGITMLFGHLLTDAAQIFADVRTYWSPDAVKRVTGHQLTGMTANGIIHLINSGPAALDGTGRQEKDGKPAMKPFWEITQDEAKQCLEATQWCPAVDFFRGGGYSTDFTTREGMPVTMARINLIKGLGPVLQLAEGYTVELPDDVHDKLDQRSNPTWPTTWFVPNLTGEGVFKNVYSVMNNWGSNHGALSYGHIGGDLLTLAAMLRIPVCMHNVPEDRVFRPSTWTAFGVMEPTGADFRACANFGPLYR from the coding sequence ATGGGAATTGTTAAAGTTGAAAATCGTTTGCAAGGTTCTATGCCGAAAATCGGTATTCGTCCTGTCATTGATGGAAGAAGAGGAGGAATCCGTGAATCGTTAGAAGATGTCACGATGGATATGGCCGTTACAGTGGCTCGTTTCTTGAGCGACCATTTGAAACATTCGAACGGGTTGAACGTGGAATGCGTAATTGCTGACACCTGCATCGGCGGTGTTGCGGAGGCTGCACTGGCAGCAGAAAAGTTTACGCGCGCGGGCGTCGGAGTAACGATCACAGTAACTCCTTCCTGGTGCTACCCGACTGAAACGATGGACACGGATCCTCATTTGCCCAAAGCGATCTGGGGCTTTAATGGAACGGAACGTCCTGGGGCCGTATACTTGGCTGCAGCATTGAGCGCTCATAACCAGAAAGGACTGCCTGCATTCAGCATTTACGGCAAAGATGTGCAGGATATGGGGGACAATTCCATCCCTGAGGATGTACAGGCTAAATTGTTGCAATTCGCCAAAGCGGGTCTTGCCGTAGCAACAATGCGAGGGAAGTCGTATTTGTCGATGGGATCTGTATCGATGGGAATCGCAGGCTGCATCGTAGACGAGAACTTTTTCCAAAACTACTTGGGCATGAGAAACGAGTACGTGGATATGAGCGAATTCGTGCGCAGAATGGAACGAGGAATCTATGATCCTGAGGAGTTTGAGAAAGCTCTCGGGTGGACCAAAGAAAACTGTCAAATTGGTCAGGACGTGAACCCGCCGCATTTGACAAGGACGGATGAGCAGAAGCAAAGTGATTGGGAGACTGTGGTGAAAATGACGCTCATCGCCCGTGACATGATGGTGGGCAATCCGAAGCTCGCGCAATTGGGTTACGGCGAGGAAGCGCTCGGACGCAACGCGATTGCAGCGGGATTCCAAGGCCAACGGGCTTGGACGGATCACTTCCCGAACGGTGACTTCATGGAAGCAATTTTGACCAGCTCCTTTGATTGGAACGGCATCCGCGAGCCTTACATGCTTGCGACTGAGAACGATACGCTCAATGGAATTACGATGCTTTTCGGTCACCTCTTGACCGACGCGGCACAAATTTTCGCTGATGTGCGCACGTACTGGAGTCCGGATGCGGTGAAGCGCGTAACAGGCCATCAGCTGACAGGAATGACAGCAAACGGAATTATACACCTCATTAACTCCGGCCCGGCGGCACTGGATGGAACCGGCAGACAAGAGAAAGACGGAAAGCCTGCCATGAAGCCGTTCTGGGAAATTACGCAGGACGAAGCGAAGCAATGTCTGGAAGCGACGCAGTGGTGCCCAGCCGTTGACTTCTTCCGCGGAGGCGGGTATTCCACCGACTTTACGACACGCGAAGGAATGCCGGTTACCATGGCTCGCATTAATTTGATCAAAGGGCTTGGTCCCGTTCTTCAACTTGCTGAGGGCTATACGGTTGAGCTCCCGGACGACGTTCATGACAAGCTCGACCAACGTTCGAATCCGACATGGCCGACGACATGGTTCGTACCGAACCTTACGGGTGAAGGTGTCTTCAAGAATGTTTACTCTGTGATGAATAACTGGGGTTCCAATCACGGCGCGCTCAGCTACGGCCACATTGGAGGCGATTTACTTACGCTGGCAGCTATGCTGCGCATTCCGGTTTGCATGCATAATGTTCCGGAAGATCGCGTTTTCCGTCCGAGTACGTGGACCGCATTCGGCGTGATGGAACCTACGGGTGCCGATTTCCGCGCATGCGCGAACTTCGGGCCGTTATATCGTTAA
- a CDS encoding RbsD/FucU family protein, with product MLKGIPSLISPEMLKILMEMGHGDELVLGDGNFPAASCAKRLLRADGHGISAFLEAVLKLFPLDISADSVTVMQVDPGDPVVPGIWEDYKQIVQRAANQPVPIVALERSAFYERCRNAYAVVATSEGALYANVMIRKGIVTSDDQ from the coding sequence TTGTTAAAAGGGATACCGAGTCTTATATCACCCGAGATGCTTAAAATTCTCATGGAGATGGGACATGGGGATGAACTTGTTCTAGGCGACGGCAATTTTCCTGCGGCCAGTTGCGCCAAGCGACTATTAAGGGCAGACGGGCACGGAATATCCGCGTTTCTTGAGGCTGTGCTTAAGCTTTTTCCTCTCGATATATCTGCTGATTCAGTCACCGTCATGCAAGTAGATCCCGGCGACCCTGTTGTGCCTGGCATTTGGGAAGATTACAAGCAAATTGTTCAGCGTGCCGCGAATCAACCTGTTCCAATCGTGGCGTTGGAACGTTCCGCTTTTTATGAGCGATGCAGAAATGCTTACGCGGTAGTGGCTACCAGTGAAGGCGCCTTATATGCCAACGTAATGATAAGAAAAGGTATCGTTACATCAGATGACCAGTAA
- a CDS encoding glycoside hydrolase family 172 protein yields the protein MVMFNGLDMGMGSLARLSNAKTRSISAENFQGDNGKGGMAVEGTGADCARDLGIGWKLSPSVEIEAGAIFTMAEIEGPGAIQHIWLTCFPSHWRNLIIRMYWDEETEPSIEVPLGDFFCNGWQERCNVNSIPIAVNPAGGMNSYWLMPFRKSAKITVENLEPDKIVLYYQVDYTLTEVPEDMAYLHAQWRRSNPVPYKGVHTLIDGVNGKGHYVGTYLAWQVNNTGWWGEGEIKFYMDGDDEFPTICGTGTEDYFGGAWNWEQPQGQYGTYSTPFLGMHQVIKPDGLYRSQQRFGMYRWHVMDPIRFEQELKVTIQDLGWRSGRRYLPQQSDIASTVFWYQAEPHVKFPELPGNDEREVI from the coding sequence ATGGTTATGTTTAATGGTTTGGATATGGGAATGGGAAGTTTGGCGCGACTATCGAATGCCAAGACTCGATCCATCAGCGCGGAGAATTTCCAAGGTGACAATGGAAAAGGGGGCATGGCGGTAGAGGGAACGGGCGCCGATTGCGCAAGGGATTTGGGCATCGGCTGGAAGTTATCTCCATCGGTAGAGATTGAGGCCGGAGCGATTTTTACAATGGCGGAAATCGAAGGGCCGGGAGCCATTCAACATATATGGTTAACCTGCTTCCCCAGCCATTGGCGCAACCTCATTATCCGTATGTACTGGGATGAGGAGACGGAGCCTTCCATCGAAGTCCCGCTCGGCGACTTTTTTTGCAATGGCTGGCAGGAACGATGTAATGTCAATTCGATTCCGATAGCTGTCAACCCGGCAGGGGGAATGAACAGCTACTGGTTAATGCCTTTCCGCAAATCTGCCAAGATTACAGTTGAAAACCTTGAACCGGATAAGATCGTTCTGTATTACCAAGTCGACTACACGTTGACTGAAGTACCGGAAGACATGGCTTATTTGCATGCGCAATGGAGAAGAAGCAACCCTGTCCCTTATAAGGGTGTTCATACGCTTATCGACGGCGTGAATGGTAAAGGACATTACGTAGGCACTTACTTGGCTTGGCAGGTCAACAATACAGGCTGGTGGGGAGAAGGAGAAATTAAATTCTACATGGACGGTGACGATGAATTCCCGACGATATGCGGTACCGGAACCGAGGATTATTTTGGCGGGGCTTGGAATTGGGAACAGCCGCAAGGGCAGTATGGCACGTATTCGACACCATTTCTGGGGATGCACCAGGTCATTAAGCCTGACGGTCTGTACCGCAGCCAGCAGCGCTTTGGCATGTATCGCTGGCATGTGATGGATCCGATCCGTTTCGAACAGGAGCTAAAGGTGACGATCCAAGATTTGGGTTGGCGTTCCGGAAGAAGATATTTGCCGCAGCAAAGCGATATTGCCTCAACTGTGTTCTGGTATCAGGCTGAGCCTCATGTGAAGTTTCCTGAGCTGCCAGGGAATGATGAACGTGAAGTCATTTAA
- a CDS encoding AraC family transcriptional regulator has protein sequence METDKKNLLMHLSPNVRRAWNHRVPEMKMKPRIIFDYELLYLERGVLSVRIEETVYALEPGDIVLFKPGKEHEFLGSVGESWMPHIHFDVLYYDNFEDVPINFKRKTECQEIETTWIRPDVLGHILNIPDVIRIKNHSEIHLSLIQLIHAYERSDTDFPILQKSLTLRILYLILKGLEPAVSSPFILHQTALENTVTHIIENYGQSISLDDLSKIACLSVYHFSRLFKQKFGLSPHQFQMKYRFEKAKELMIYSQLSLTSIAEKIGYSSVFAFSKAFKQSEGVSPRQFMQTYPGV, from the coding sequence ATGGAAACTGATAAAAAAAATCTCCTCATGCATCTCTCTCCGAACGTACGCAGAGCGTGGAACCATCGTGTACCTGAGATGAAGATGAAACCAAGAATTATTTTCGATTATGAGCTCTTGTATTTGGAACGAGGCGTACTTAGTGTCCGGATTGAAGAAACGGTCTACGCCCTTGAGCCGGGCGACATCGTTCTTTTTAAACCTGGGAAAGAACATGAATTTCTAGGGTCAGTCGGTGAAAGCTGGATGCCGCACATTCATTTCGATGTGCTGTACTACGACAATTTTGAGGATGTTCCCATTAATTTCAAAAGGAAGACCGAATGTCAGGAAATCGAGACTACCTGGATTCGTCCGGACGTGCTCGGCCATATTTTAAACATTCCCGATGTCATACGGATTAAGAATCACAGTGAGATTCATCTAAGCTTGATTCAATTGATTCATGCCTACGAAAGAAGTGATACGGACTTCCCCATCCTTCAAAAATCCCTGACACTCAGAATCCTTTATCTGATCTTGAAAGGCCTGGAGCCGGCCGTGAGTTCCCCGTTTATCCTTCATCAAACCGCTTTGGAAAACACCGTTACGCACATCATAGAAAACTATGGTCAGTCTATCAGTCTTGATGATTTATCAAAAATAGCCTGTCTAAGCGTTTACCATTTCTCAAGACTGTTCAAGCAAAAATTTGGACTCTCCCCCCATCAATTTCAAATGAAATATCGGTTTGAAAAAGCAAAGGAACTCATGATCTACAGCCAGCTTTCCTTGACTTCCATCGCCGAAAAGATCGGCTATAGCAGCGTATTCGCCTTCAGTAAGGCATTCAAACAGTCAGAAGGTGTGTCACCTAGGCAATTCATGCAGACGTACCCGGGTGTCTAG
- a CDS encoding ABC transporter ATP-binding protein: MAHNRLEINNLSRQFKIGGMLLGKKIVAVDKIDLILPGDKPQILSIVGESGCGKTTLARMILRLQEPSSGEIKLDGIPLTHYDKRKNRKEFLKKVQPIFQNPFTSFSMRKTVDTYLFETALNLDIAKNKQEAQMVVSEVLHSVGLELDHIRGKYPNQFSGGELQRISIARALIPKPSLIVADEPVAMIDASMRMNIVNLFKKLKDEYKVNFIYITHDLSTAYYVSDYIATMYRGQLIEFGDAKLILNKPSHPYTELLLDSIPRVGKKWNEDRVLPDMEDKEYGLDGCKFANRCTYAKDICHSRVPKKVHIDKEHMVLCFKHNDYS; encoded by the coding sequence ATGGCGCATAATCGCTTAGAAATCAATAATCTTTCGCGGCAGTTTAAAATCGGCGGCATGCTGCTGGGCAAGAAAATCGTAGCTGTAGACAAGATCGATCTGATACTGCCAGGAGACAAACCGCAAATTTTGAGTATCGTAGGCGAATCCGGATGCGGGAAAACGACATTGGCCAGAATGATTCTGCGCCTGCAAGAACCGTCATCGGGCGAGATTAAGTTAGATGGAATCCCTTTGACTCATTACGACAAACGAAAAAACCGAAAAGAGTTCCTAAAGAAAGTACAACCCATTTTCCAGAACCCCTTCACCTCATTCAGTATGAGAAAAACGGTGGACACCTATTTATTTGAAACGGCATTGAACCTGGATATCGCCAAGAATAAACAAGAAGCCCAAATGGTTGTGAGTGAAGTCTTGCATTCAGTCGGGCTTGAACTTGACCATATTAGGGGGAAGTATCCGAATCAATTTTCAGGTGGAGAGCTGCAAAGGATTTCTATCGCGCGGGCATTGATTCCTAAACCGAGTTTGATTGTCGCCGATGAACCTGTAGCGATGATTGATGCTTCCATGCGTATGAATATTGTGAATTTGTTTAAAAAGCTCAAAGACGAGTACAAAGTTAATTTTATTTACATTACGCACGACCTTTCAACGGCCTACTATGTTAGCGACTATATTGCGACGATGTATCGCGGGCAATTAATTGAATTCGGCGATGCGAAACTTATATTAAATAAGCCATCACATCCGTATACGGAATTATTGTTAGATTCAATACCTAGAGTGGGAAAGAAATGGAACGAAGATAGGGTGCTTCCTGATATGGAAGACAAGGAGTACGGGCTTGACGGCTGTAAATTTGCAAATCGCTGTACGTATGCCAAGGATATTTGCCATTCGAGAGTGCCTAAAAAAGTCCATATCGACAAGGAGCACATGGTTCTCTGTTTTAAGCACAATGATTACAGCTAA
- a CDS encoding ABC transporter ATP-binding protein, with the protein MLRLNNVSAQYNMLTEYVKAVDHVNFEVRKNEIFGIAGESGCGKSTLLKVMYDLISYPLEISEGSVEIHSTDKNGNPLVYQNGDIHKSWWKIISYVPQGAMHVMNPVARIKSQFFDAISKYHDKKNKKELEAEIAAYLKELELSPEVLNAYPHQLSGGMRQRVLIALATFLHPEIVLADEPTTALDVIVQRGILTMLSRVQKKMGNSMVIVSHDMGVHYQITNRMGIMYAGQMIEVGPTEQIFTNPQHPYTKMLISALPKVGDNSQKEGIPGTPPSLKQPLAGCRFAARCPVAMDLCRTREPARYEIGADHFASCHLLSDVDIAAEVEKHGA; encoded by the coding sequence ATGCTGCGATTAAATAACGTAAGCGCACAATACAACATGCTGACTGAATACGTGAAAGCCGTGGACCATGTCAATTTTGAAGTTCGAAAAAATGAAATTTTTGGCATTGCAGGTGAGTCGGGCTGCGGCAAATCGACATTATTGAAAGTCATGTACGATTTGATCAGCTATCCCCTGGAAATTTCAGAAGGCTCCGTAGAGATCCATTCGACAGATAAAAATGGCAATCCGCTGGTTTATCAAAACGGTGACATCCACAAAAGTTGGTGGAAGATCATTTCTTATGTACCGCAGGGTGCGATGCACGTAATGAATCCTGTGGCCAGAATCAAAAGCCAGTTTTTCGATGCAATCAGCAAATACCATGATAAAAAGAACAAAAAAGAGCTGGAAGCCGAAATCGCGGCCTATTTGAAAGAATTGGAGCTTTCGCCTGAAGTGTTGAACGCTTATCCCCATCAATTAAGCGGAGGGATGCGGCAACGTGTGTTGATTGCATTGGCTACATTTCTCCATCCGGAAATTGTACTGGCTGACGAACCGACAACTGCACTGGACGTTATCGTCCAAAGAGGAATTTTGACCATGCTGTCCCGCGTCCAAAAGAAAATGGGGAATTCAATGGTTATCGTTTCCCATGATATGGGTGTCCATTATCAAATCACGAATCGAATGGGCATTATGTATGCGGGGCAAATGATCGAAGTTGGGCCGACGGAACAGATCTTTACTAATCCCCAGCATCCCTATACCAAAATGTTAATTAGCGCACTGCCTAAAGTAGGTGACAACAGTCAGAAGGAAGGAATTCCTGGCACGCCTCCTAGTTTGAAACAGCCCCTCGCAGGATGCAGGTTTGCGGCAAGATGCCCTGTTGCTATGGACTTATGCCGTACCAGGGAACCGGCCCGATATGAGATTGGGGCAGATCATTTTGCCAGCTGCCACTTGCTGAGTGATGTGGATATTGCCGCGGAGGTGGAGAAGCATGGCGCATAA
- a CDS encoding ABC transporter permease has product MKNWNFRLKTGVFILGIFLILGFILPLFHPGNPTEWGTYPKNLKPSSAHFFGTTNLGQDTFWLLAKSVQNSFIIGIVVAFFATVIGALLGLLAGFKGGFLDRAITLLTDSFIVIPSLPILILLGSLMKGRASLFYIALVLIIFNWPWPARQLRSMALSLSEREFINTAVFSGESTMKIIVKEIFPYVAGWSVANFVNTILVAIGSESGLAVIGMSSNEKATLGTMIYWANQHQAMLAGRWWWIGSPVIAIVLIFIALFLTMTGYQQYSALRRGK; this is encoded by the coding sequence ATGAAAAATTGGAACTTTCGTTTGAAAACCGGGGTGTTCATTTTGGGGATCTTTCTGATTTTAGGATTTATCCTTCCTCTTTTCCACCCGGGCAACCCCACCGAGTGGGGGACATATCCGAAAAACTTAAAACCGAGTTCGGCTCATTTTTTCGGTACGACCAATCTTGGTCAAGATACATTTTGGTTATTGGCTAAGTCTGTACAAAACTCCTTTATTATAGGGATTGTGGTTGCCTTTTTCGCAACGGTGATTGGCGCGCTGCTCGGTCTCTTGGCTGGATTTAAAGGTGGCTTTCTCGACAGAGCGATTACGTTGCTTACGGATTCTTTTATCGTGATCCCCTCCCTGCCGATATTGATTCTATTAGGGAGCTTGATGAAAGGAAGAGCCTCGTTATTTTACATCGCACTCGTATTAATTATTTTTAACTGGCCGTGGCCGGCAAGACAGCTTCGTTCCATGGCATTATCGTTGAGTGAGCGAGAATTTATCAATACCGCTGTGTTTTCAGGTGAAAGCACAATGAAAATTATTGTGAAAGAAATATTTCCTTATGTGGCGGGTTGGTCCGTTGCGAACTTCGTTAATACGATCCTGGTTGCCATAGGCTCCGAATCCGGTTTGGCCGTAATCGGAATGTCCAGCAACGAGAAAGCGACACTGGGAACGATGATCTACTGGGCAAACCAGCATCAGGCTATGTTAGCCGGACGATGGTGGTGGATCGGTTCACCCGTAATCGCCATTGTTTTGATTTTCATTGCTCTATTCCTGACTATGACAGGATATCAACAATATTCTGCGTTAAGGAGGGGGAAATAA